The following are encoded in a window of Pyrenophora tritici-repentis strain M4 chromosome 6, whole genome shotgun sequence genomic DNA:
- a CDS encoding Trichoplein multi-domain protein, producing MSCINAAIEAIESRDPGDKFTYSEVARRFGVDRSTLSRRHQQIRGSNEAKSRNQQLLHPHQELQLLEHIDELTEAGLPPTRTMIQNFASAIAGRAASQSWVTRFFHRHPDAIISRWSTGLDRNRHRADSVYKYESYFDLLSTKMAQHHIRAQDVYNMDEKGFLIGVTGRSKRVFSKQKYETGGFKKVIQDGNRDWITVIAAICADGSTLPPAIIYEATSGNMYARWVDDIAIDDPVYVTSSPSGWTNDQVGLAWLEQVFDRHTKEKAGNHTRLLILDGHGSHVTMDTHTLQPLDVVMFKPLAAAYSLSLQHYLQASHGLLAVRKDDFYRLFKPAWDSSFIKKHALKAFKATGIAPIDPEVVLKKFRKSTLTAPPPLVNVSRATITNLINQAYDPSSIAANNLSDILLRLQAAKEIAEYEKDALRAALHQRKAFHSGAVWWSPCKLREARFRQLVKEKEKEKELLDKIELKEAKENNRIYQLKIKEAARAAREEAKKVRDEAKAVKAAELDAKRRDRDAAKAIQQPQSGKRKASKPAAKQQPKKRRVGGAGGGTLAEVAAPAPPPTTTRRGRAVNTPAKYR from the exons atgagttgtatcaacgctgcgattgaagctattgaatcgcgtgatcccggagataaatttacatactctgaggttgcgcgccgctttggtgttgatcgctctacgttgtcgcgacgccatcaacagatccggggctcaaatgaagccaaatcacgtaatcagcaactccttcacccacaccaggagctacagcttctagagcacattgacgagcttactgaggctggcttaccaccgacgaggactatgatccagaactttgctagtgctatagccggaagggctgcctcccaaagctgggtgacgcgcttctttcaccgtcatcccgacgcgattatatcacgttggtcaactggtttggaccgcaatcgccaccgggctgattctgtatacaagtacgagtcgtactttgatctactatctactaaaatggctcagcaccatattcgggcgcaggatgtatataatatggatgagaagggattccttattggagtgacggggaggagtaagagagtgtttagtaagcagaaatatgagactgggggctttaagaaagtgatacaggacggcaacagagattggatcactgttatcgctgctatatgtgctgatgggagtacgttaccgcccgcgattatatacgaagctacttcgggcaacatgtacgccagatgggttgatgatatcgcaattgacgatccagtctacgttacctcaagtccctcagggtggaccaatgatcaggtaggcctggcatggctcgaacaggtgtttgatcgccatacgaaggagaaggccggcaatcacacacgcttactcatccttgacggccatgggagtcacgttactatgga TACCCAtacgctgcagccactcgatgtggtaatgttcaaacctctggcagccgcgtactcactcagcttgcagcactacctccaggcgagccacggtctcttagctgtgaggaaggatgacttctaccgtcttttcaagcctgcctgggactcctctttcattaagaagcacgcgttgaaggcatttaaagccactgggatagctcctatagatcccgaagtagtacttaaaaagttccgaaagtcaacactaacagcaccgccgccactagtgaacgtgagtagagctactatcacgaacctcattaatcaggcctacgatccgagctctattgcggccaacaacctctcagacatactcctccgcctccaggctgccaaagagatcgccgagtacgagaaggacgcactgcgcgcggcgctacac cagcgaaaagcgttccattcaggggcagtttggtggtcgccgtgcaagcttcgagaggcccgcttcaggcagctagtgaaggagaaggagaaggagaaagagctacttgataagatagagttgaaagaggcaaaggagaacaacaggatctatcaacttaagatcaaagaggcagcgcgggcggcgcgtgaggaggcaaagaaggtgcgggatgaagccaaggctgtaaaggctgccgaacttgacgccaaacgacgcgatcgcgacgctgcaaaggctatacaacaaccccaatcgggcaagcgtaaggcttcaaagcccgctgcaaagcaacagccaaaaaaacgacgcgtgggtggtgctggcggtggtactctggctgaggtggctgcaccggctcccccaccaacaaccacccgacgcggccgggccgtcaatactccggcaaaatatagatag